GTACATATCTTTTATATTTAAGGATTATTAGAAGAAAATATTAACAAAAATCCGTCAAAATTGCCAGACAAAAATAGGCAAAAAACATGAGTAATAAGCCAAAAATCACCATTTCGAGTTGCGCGAGAATGGAAATGTTGCGTGGTACGCACGTGCTCACCTGCTGAGGGGATTGATGGGGCAGAACTTTTGGTGAATCATTATGGCGCACTCACCGATGCGGTTCGGGAAAGTAGGCGAAGTAGAGGTCGAGGTGGCGGGGAAATGGTTGGAAAAGGTGACGCGGGGGAGAGGTGAGTCAAAGGGGAAGGGTACGTTAAAAGGAAAAGGTGACGCGGGGGGGGATGAGCTTGTTCCGGAATCTTTGTGGTGTAGAATTGGAGTATGAAATTGAGAAGGCAAGCGCACACAGTATATAAAACGAAGGGACATTCCAGAAAATTGGGCTGAAGGTTCCACCGTTGAGTAAGAAATTTAGGAGGATATGCTGTCCATCACTCATCACTGAAATTTTTGCCCATAAAGTTTAAAGAACCATAAAGTTTCACATTAACGATTTGTAATAATGGTTAAAGTGATTTAAAAAAATATTGACAACCCAACCGTCAACCTATACCATAGGTTATGGTTTATATTTTTAAATTTATATCATATATGGAACACTCGTTACAAGAAAAATCTTTAAAACAATTAAAGAAAGGTGCCGGGATGCTGCAAAAAGTTATTAAAATGATAGAAAATGGCGATTATTGTATGGATATTTTGCAACAAAGCCTCGCCACTATAGGATTTATCAAATCTGCAAATCAAACATTATTGGAGAACCATCTTAATACCTGCTTCAAAAAAGGAATGGCGAGCAGTGATAATAAAAAGCAAGAACAATTAATCAAAGAGATACTTCGTATAGTTGATAAAACTTAATTTGAAAAAGTGAAAAAATACATACTTTTATTTACAATTATATTATCATTATTCGTATTTGTCGGGTGTAGTGCCGAAAATACAACTAAAACTACTGATATAATATCAGAATCCGGTAATATTGAAATTATGCCCTCTATATTTGATTTTGGTGAAATAGATAGAACTCAAGGGGAAGTCTCGACTACTGTGATTGTTGAAAATGTGGGGGAAGAAATACTTAATATGAATCGATTATCTACCAGCTGTGGCTGCACTACGGCTGAGATGGATATGTCAGACCTTGCGCCCGGTGAGAGTCGTGAAATGGTAGTTACTTTTGATCCGATGACGCACCCTGATTTGACAGGCCCAGTCATTCGCATCATTTATTTACAAACATCCGATTCGGTCAGACCTGAGATTGAAATAGAATTAACCGGAAACGTCATATGAAAAACCTTTTAAAAAAATCAGTATTAAGTTTGGTTATTTTCGCTGCAATATTTGGTAGTTTTTCAAATAGCGCCTTTGCGACAAAAGATATAGCGCTCGATACAGTAACTGTGTTTTTCAATGAAGCATGTCAGGATTGTGGAGAGCTTGTAAAAGAATTTTATCCTGGTTTTTTTGAAGAATATGGGTATACGTTAACAATGAAGGATTATATAAATGAGAGGAGTAATCGGGCGGAGCTCCATAAGTTTAATGAAGATTGGAATGTGCCTTTTGAGCTCCAAAGTCATATAGAAGCGTTCGTAAGTCGCAACCTACTTATAGGAGGGCATGTACCTGAAAGCATAATGAGATATCTTCTGGAAAATCCATCTAAATACGATAAGCTGCTTGTTTATCAAGACAAAATGCATGGAGAAGAAACTGAATATAAAGTCTGGGATTTCAAAGGCGAGATAAAGACATATCCTATAGATGAACCGATTACGACTTATTTGCAGTGGCGTAAGATGCATAGTCATGATGAAGAAGTCACTATAAATCAAGATAGAGGGTTTTTATCTTTATTCGCATTGATCTCAGGGGCGGCGTTCTTGGATGGACTCAACCCATGTGCATTTGCCGTGCTTTTATTTTTTATAGCATTTTTATTTTCAATCAAAAAGACTCGGGGGAGTATTTGGAAGATGGGGCTGACTTATGTTTTTGGAATTTATCTGGCTTATCTCTTAATAGGACTTGGGATCGCTCAAGCTATTGTGATAAGTGGAGCACCACACTTAATGGCATATGTCGGAGCCTATCTGGTGATTTCACTTGGAGTGATACAGCTCCTTGGAATTGTATTCCCTTCATTCCCTATCAAGCTCCGCATCCCTGTAAATACAAAAGCAACTGTTGAAAAATGGATATTCAAGGCAACCATACCAGCTGCATTTATCGGAGGATTTATCGTTGGACTATGTACTTTCCCATGCTCCGGTGGGATCTACGTTGCGATCATAAGCATGCTCTCTATTTCACAAACATATGGAGCCGGAATCGCATGGATGTTCTGGTACAACATTATATTTATTAGCCCGCTCCTTATCATGCTTGCCCTCGCCGGCAATCCGAAAACCACAGAGCGTCTCCAAAAATGGGAACGCAAAGAGGCCTCTAAAGAAAAAATTATAGTTGGCCTAACTATGATTGCCGTCGGAGCTATTATTCTTTTATTTTTTGTTTAATATGAATAATTTGGATTTATTACCATTAATTTCAATACCTGTACTTTATTTCATTGTGGCACTTTTGAAACCTTATATAAGGTTGCCATTTAATATTTGTGCAATATGTATCTCTGTTAACCTTACTTGGATAGCACTTCTCACAATGTGGTTCTATGGTTTTGAAGTTTCGATAGTGACGATTGGCATTCTTATGGGAATGAGCATCACCGGAATAATGTACAAATCTGAAGACCTATATAAGGAGAAAAAGATTCGTAATTTTTGGTTTGTGAGGCTTGTGATAATCATAGGTGGGTTTTATGGCATATACTTACTATTTGAACAGAATTGGGATTCGCTTATTTTCCTATTATTTGTTATGCTATTTTCAATACTCATACCAACTGTGTTTTTCCAGAAAATTACCCATGAAGAAGTTGTTAATAGCAATAAAGAAGTGAAAAAATCACTGCTCGAAAAATTGGATGATTGTTGTTAGAAATTTTAAAATTTAATTATTAGGTCATGAAAAAAACTTACTTTGTAACCGGCATGTCCTGCGCTTCATGCGCCGGCAAGATAGAAAAAGCTCTTTCTACAATAGATGGGATTACTTCTGCTGTTGTAAATTTCGCTGCAAACAAAGCGACCATCGAGTTTACTGATGCGGAAGTTTCATTTGAAATTTTGCAAAATGCCGTAAAAGAAGTTGGTAATTATGAACTCGAGCAAGAAGCGCAAATCGGTGGGCAAAAAATACAGAAAGTTGAATTTCAAGTTCTCGGAATGGGCTCGGATCATTGTGCCGGAGTTGTGAAAAAAGGACTACTTGATACAACAGGGGTTGTCAGTGCCATAACAAATTTTGCGAATCAAAAAGCTGAAGTGGAATTCGATAGTTCTGTTGTTAATCCGGTAGCACTTAAAAAGGTCATAGATGATCTCGGTTATGAAGGAATTATTAAAGACAAGGAGGCTCATGACACACATCAAGAAGCTATGAAGGAGCATTTGAGGAAACTAAAAAACAGGATGATATTTGCAATTGTATTTGCGATACCGCCTTTGGGGATGGCTATGGCACATTTTATTCCCAGTCTAAATGAGGCAATAGATAAAATCATACCTATGAGAGTTAACTTGATAATGCAGTTCTTATTTGCAACTCCGGTCATCTT
This portion of the Candidatus Peregrinibacteria bacterium genome encodes:
- a CDS encoding cytochrome c biogenesis CcdA family protein, yielding MKNLLKKSVLSLVIFAAIFGSFSNSAFATKDIALDTVTVFFNEACQDCGELVKEFYPGFFEEYGYTLTMKDYINERSNRAELHKFNEDWNVPFELQSHIEAFVSRNLLIGGHVPESIMRYLLENPSKYDKLLVYQDKMHGEETEYKVWDFKGEIKTYPIDEPITTYLQWRKMHSHDEEVTINQDRGFLSLFALISGAAFLDGLNPCAFAVLLFFIAFLFSIKKTRGSIWKMGLTYVFGIYLAYLLIGLGIAQAIVISGAPHLMAYVGAYLVISLGVIQLLGIVFPSFPIKLRIPVNTKATVEKWIFKATIPAAFIGGFIVGLCTFPCSGGIYVAIISMLSISQTYGAGIAWMFWYNIIFISPLLIMLALAGNPKTTERLQKWERKEASKEKIIVGLTMIAVGAIILLFFV
- a CDS encoding metal-sensing transcriptional repressor, with amino-acid sequence MEHSLQEKSLKQLKKGAGMLQKVIKMIENGDYCMDILQQSLATIGFIKSANQTLLENHLNTCFKKGMASSDNKKQEQLIKEILRIVDKT
- a CDS encoding DUF1573 domain-containing protein; this translates as MKKYILLFTIILSLFVFVGCSAENTTKTTDIISESGNIEIMPSIFDFGEIDRTQGEVSTTVIVENVGEEILNMNRLSTSCGCTTAEMDMSDLAPGESREMVVTFDPMTHPDLTGPVIRIIYLQTSDSVRPEIEIELTGNVI